A single genomic interval of Candidatus Poribacteria bacterium harbors:
- a CDS encoding biotin/lipoate A/B protein ligase family protein, protein MMQTTGRLLKMEANRAAMNMAVDEAMLLSQKEQPNPTLRFYTWSSAAFSFGYFQDIASEVDVEACRADDIELVKRMTGGGTVVHGWDLTYTLILPRHTGEKSISEVYQRLGEGLVKAFETLGIPAECHAVDTDVSQTSQNICLTNPADYDVMCQGKKLAGVSVRRNRNGMMFQGYISLYMPPVSILRRVSRDCEVQQILIEKSTAINTDGRSITKSVLIKAISETFNIGIAFYSGKLSSVERAQAETLAETKYTTATWNF, encoded by the coding sequence ATGATGCAAACAACCGGACGGCTATTGAAGATGGAAGCAAACCGTGCGGCGATGAACATGGCAGTTGACGAAGCGATGCTGCTCTCACAGAAAGAACAGCCGAATCCGACACTGCGATTTTACACATGGTCGTCCGCAGCGTTCAGTTTCGGCTATTTCCAAGACATTGCCTCAGAAGTTGACGTGGAGGCGTGTCGTGCAGACGACATCGAGTTAGTGAAACGGATGACAGGCGGCGGCACTGTCGTACATGGATGGGATTTAACTTATACGCTAATCCTCCCGCGTCATACAGGCGAAAAGAGTATCTCCGAAGTGTATCAACGTCTCGGAGAAGGCCTCGTCAAGGCATTTGAAACACTCGGTATCCCCGCGGAGTGCCATGCTGTGGATACCGATGTCTCGCAAACCAGCCAAAATATCTGCCTAACAAACCCCGCCGATTACGATGTCATGTGCCAGGGCAAAAAATTGGCAGGCGTTTCTGTCAGGCGAAACCGAAACGGGATGATGTTTCAAGGCTATATTTCACTATATATGCCGCCTGTGTCTATCCTAAGACGTGTCTCAAGAGACTGCGAAGTCCAGCAGATATTGATCGAAAAATCGACTGCCATCAATACAGATGGACGTTCCATAACTAAAAGCGTACTCATCAAAGCAATATCTGAAACATTTAACATCGGCATTGCGTTTTATTCAGGTAAATTGTCATCGGTGGAGCGCGCGCAAGCAGAAACCTTAGCCGAAACCAAGTATACCACAGCGACGTGGAACTTTTAA
- a CDS encoding SUMF1/EgtB/PvdO family nonheme iron enzyme, with amino-acid sequence MNQGRKPPNTVLIPSGAFIMGTDIEAFYGTALANSEHAKLDEAPMHVRFLEAYLIEQYPVTNAEYALFVRETGHSPPSHWKNGNFTPEEANLPVVHVSWYDSNEYAQWANKRLPTEAEWEKACRGPDGRIYPWGNIFVSEESESAETAPESSEILTAHLTPIGVRPAIVSPYGIGEAVGNVWEWTADWYQPYPDTKRQKNGRNLDDKHKILRGGSWLEVRDGTAERYFRCANRLHAPPDYTAGNIGFRCVREAPPGQVASVHVPIAPLIDYIKQRKLANLQLLQKRTEKNSFKDILIAAFLIGGAVYGITVKPELALGGVTAGIIGLGFLCSAGVNFWRRWRAVKRAKQVASENFVASH; translated from the coding sequence ATGAATCAAGGGCGAAAACCTCCTAACACTGTGCTCATCCCATCCGGTGCGTTTATTATGGGCACTGACATTGAAGCCTTTTACGGCACGGCTTTAGCGAATTCGGAGCATGCCAAACTCGATGAGGCACCAATGCATGTCCGCTTTCTCGAAGCATATCTCATTGAGCAGTATCCGGTAACCAACGCCGAATACGCCCTTTTCGTGCGGGAAACCGGTCATTCTCCACCATCACATTGGAAAAATGGGAACTTCACACCCGAAGAAGCAAATCTCCCTGTCGTCCATGTAAGTTGGTATGACAGTAACGAATACGCACAATGGGCAAACAAGCGGCTTCCGACAGAGGCAGAATGGGAGAAAGCCTGTCGCGGTCCCGATGGTCGGATTTATCCGTGGGGCAATATTTTTGTTTCTGAGGAATCTGAATCGGCAGAAACCGCGCCAGAAAGTTCAGAAATCCTAACAGCACACCTCACCCCTATAGGTGTGCGTCCTGCTATAGTGAGTCCTTACGGAATCGGCGAAGCCGTCGGAAATGTTTGGGAATGGACTGCAGATTGGTATCAACCCTATCCCGACACAAAGCGTCAAAAAAATGGACGCAATCTGGACGATAAACACAAAATCCTACGCGGCGGCTCGTGGTTGGAAGTCCGTGATGGAACGGCGGAACGCTATTTTCGGTGTGCCAATCGCTTACACGCGCCACCAGATTACACTGCTGGTAATATCGGATTCCGTTGCGTGCGGGAGGCACCGCCCGGGCAAGTTGCGTCAGTACATGTTCCCATAGCGCCGCTTATTGACTATATAAAGCAACGAAAACTCGCGAATCTGCAGCTCCTTCAAAAACGGACAGAGAAAAATAGCTTCAAAGATATACTGATTGCCGCTTTCCTTATCGGTGGAGCAGTTTACGGTATTACGGTGAAACCTGAGTTAGCATTAGGGGGTGTAACCGCTGGCATTATCGGCCTCGGTTTTCTCTGTAGTGCCGGTGTCAATTTTTGGAGAAGATGGCGCGCCGTGAAGCGTGCGAAGCAGGTAGCCTCTGAAAACTTTGTAGCTTCTCATTAG
- a CDS encoding phytanoyl-CoA dioxygenase family protein, which produces MNPLCLEHCLTESEKQQFEENGFFAVEDAIPQEMVDRLIAAVDRVGAEHLGKEELPTDARFNLLDFVGRDEAFIELLDWHTTFPKVWGILGWNIKLYHSHLIVMPPLPPEEHNEQKRLGWHQDSGRLNFELEGEPRPRVSLKVAFFLTDTSIPGRGNFSVIPGSQKWNTIEMPEDKTADPENATPVFAKPGTAVFFDRRLWHAAGRNTSDVIRKVLFYGYSYRWLQPRDDMTVAHWMERSDPIRQQILGKSTGGHGYTSPGEKDVPLRTWIQENLGAEAVAR; this is translated from the coding sequence ATGAACCCGCTATGTCTGGAACACTGTTTGACTGAGTCAGAAAAACAGCAATTTGAAGAGAACGGTTTCTTTGCAGTTGAGGATGCGATCCCACAAGAAATGGTCGACAGATTGATCGCCGCTGTTGACCGAGTCGGAGCGGAGCATTTAGGTAAAGAGGAACTTCCCACCGATGCGCGCTTCAATCTCCTCGATTTCGTCGGCAGGGACGAAGCCTTTATTGAATTGCTCGATTGGCACACAACTTTCCCAAAAGTGTGGGGAATTTTGGGGTGGAACATCAAACTCTACCATTCTCACTTGATTGTGATGCCCCCGCTGCCGCCGGAGGAACATAACGAGCAGAAACGTCTCGGCTGGCATCAAGACAGTGGTAGACTCAACTTCGAGTTGGAGGGCGAGCCGCGCCCACGTGTATCCTTGAAAGTCGCATTTTTCCTCACTGACACATCTATTCCCGGACGCGGCAACTTCTCCGTGATACCGGGGAGCCAGAAATGGAATACAATCGAAATGCCCGAAGACAAGACCGCGGATCCTGAAAACGCAACCCCTGTTTTCGCCAAACCCGGAACCGCCGTCTTTTTTGACCGAAGACTCTGGCATGCTGCAGGACGAAATACCTCCGATGTCATTCGTAAAGTCCTCTTCTACGGCTATAGCTACCGCTGGTTGCAACCTCGCGACGACATGACCGTGGCACACTGGATGGAACGCTCTGATCCAATTCGTCAGCAGATTTTGGGAAAAAGCACGGGCGGACACGGCTATACCTCTCCCGGTGAAAAAGATGTACCACTCCGCACATGGATTCAGGAAAATCTCGGTGCTGAGGCGGTCGCCCGTTAG